The following is a genomic window from Plasmodium yoelii strain 17X genome assembly, chromosome: 12.
GTTGGTGATGAAGGTGGATTTGCTCCAAACATATTAAATGCCCATGAAGCTCTTGATTTATTAGTAGCATCTATTAAAAAAGCAGGATATGAAAATAAGGTAAAAATAGCTATGGATGTAGCTGCTTCTGAATTTTATAATAGCGAAACTAAAACATATGATCTTGATTTTAAAACACCAAATAATGACAAATCGCTAGTTAAAACTGGACAAGAATTAGTTGATTTATATATCGAATTAGTTAAGAAATATCCAATTATTTCAATTGAAGATCCATTTGATCAAGATGATTGggaaaattatgcaaaattaACAGAAGCTATTGGAAAAGATGTACAAATTGTTGGTGATGATTTATTAGTTACTAATCCAACTAGAATTGAAAAAGctttagaaaaaaaagctTGCAATgctttattattaaaagttAACCAAATCGGTTCAATTACTGAAGCCATTGAAGCTTGTTTATTATCTCAAAAAAATAACTGGGGTGTTATGGTCTCACACAGATCTGGAGAAACAGAAGATGTATTTATTGCTGATTTAGTAGTTGCATTAAGAACTGGACAAATTAAAACAGGGGCACCATGCAGAAGTGAAAGAAATGCAAAATATAACCAATTATTTAGAATTGAAGAATCTTTAGGTGCTAATGGATCATTTGCTGGTGATAAATTCAGATTACAATtaaattaaacaaatatagCTAGATTTAATTacttaacattttaaaatCTTTGAGCATATACTAATTACgatcaaataaattattctacatgtatttatataggtatttaattttact
Proteins encoded in this region:
- a CDS encoding enolase — translated: MAHVITRINAREILDSRGNPTVEVDLETTLGIFRAAVPSGASTGIYEALELRDNDKSRYLGKGVQQAIKNINEIIAPKLIGLDCREQKKIDNMMVQELDGSKTEWGWSKSKLGANAILAISMAICRAGAAANKTSLYKYVAQLAGKNTEKMILPVPCLNVINGGSHAGNKLSFQEFMIVPVGAPSFKEAMRYGAEVYHTLKSEIKKKYGIDATNVGDEGGFAPNILNAHEALDLLVASIKKAGYENKVKIAMDVAASEFYNSETKTYDLDFKTPNNDKSLVKTGQELVDLYIELVKKYPIISIEDPFDQDDWENYAKLTEAIGKDVQIVGDDLLVTNPTRIEKALEKKACNALLLKVNQIGSITEAIEACLLSQKNNWGVMVSHRSGETEDVFIADLVVALRTGQIKTGAPCRSERNAKYNQLFRIEESLGANGSFAGDKFRLQLN